The stretch of DNA ATCTCGGCCGGATTGGTCGGATCGCCGGTACTCGCGAACTGGTCATGCATCCGAACTACATCTTGATCTACGATGTTATCGGTGATGTAGTCCGTGTGCTCAACGTCCTGCATGCGGCACTGGAATGTTGAAACATGCGCATCGTTCCCCTTAGCGACGGAGACCCTTCCTTTCCGACTCTCGTTTGCCTGCCCGGCGCGATGTGCAGCCCCCTGGTGTTCAAAGAGGCTGCACAGGAATCCGGCTTGCGCGCGATAGCGCTCGCCTGGCTGGAGGACGACGGATCCTACGACCTGGACGCGATAGCCCGGCGCATTCTGTCGGCCATCTCGGATCAGCCGCGCGTCGTGCTTGTCGGTCATTCGCTCGGCACTCCCTTGGCGGTGCTTGCCGCCCTGTCGGACCTGGAGCAGGAAAGCCCTCGCGTGCGCGGGCTGCTTCTAGCCAATAGCGGCGCCAACACTCGCGGCCACGCCGATGCGCAATCCCTGGTCAAGCGCATCGAGAACGACTGGGGAGCAGCCTTGTGGGCGTCCTTCCTGGAGCGCTGTTTCCGGCAACTGCCAGGCCAGCCGCTGCTGGACGAGCTCAGGCTTTATCCGTCCAGACTGCGCAAGGAGGCGGTGTCGGCTGCCATTCGCAGTCAGCTGCAAACGGATCTCCTGCCCGTCCTGGCAAGACTCGAAGGCTTGCCCACGATAGTCGTGCACGGCAAGTTCGACGCGGCGCGTACGCTGTGGCACGCGCAGGAACTCGCCGGAGCGATCCCTGGCGCCACATTGCGCGTTCTCGATACAGGCCATACATCCTGCGTCGAAAATCCGGCCGCCTTCGCGGCACTCATGCGTGAAGTCGGACTGCGCTGCACAGCAGGTCAAGCGTAGCGGGGCCATTCCGACGCAACATTCAACGGTCGCAGGGGAGGTCCGGTGACCGCCGCAGTCCTGTCAATGGCAGCCGTTCCGTGGGTCTTTCCGGAACGTGATGGGTTGCACATCGCCCGGGTGGTTCGTGGCGCCCGGCGTGCAGCTGCCGCACGTGCCGCAGCCGTCGCCGCAGTTTCCTGCCGCCTCGCGCGGGCGCATCCAGCGCCCGACCGCGCGCAGCAGCTGTGGCCGGCCCGCCCGGTCCAGCGCGGCGGCGGCGCGTGCCTGGCCGCGCGCGGCCAGCCGCGGCGCGATCTTGCGCATGACCTGTACCGCGCTGGCCAGCACGAGCAGTCCCAGAACGGCGTATTGCCACCACGACACGGCCGCATTCATAGCAACCACCCGGCGATGCGATACGTCAGGAACGCGGCGACATACGCCACGACGAACATGTAGGCGAAGGATATCCACACATTGCGCCATGAGCCGGTCTCGCGCCGGATCACCGCCAGCGTGGACATGCACTGGGGCGCGAACGCAAACCATGCCATCAGCGACAGCGCGCTGGCCGTGGAGAAATTCGATGCCAGCGTGGTCGCCAGGCCCGGGCCGGAATCCTGCGCCACGCTATAGACGGTCGCCAGGGCGGAGACCGCCGTCTCGCGGGCTGCGAAGGCGGGTATGAGCGACAGGCTGATCTGCCAGTTAAAGCCCAGCGGAGCAAAAACGGGCTCGAGAATGCGCCCCAGATAGCCGGCGATGCTGTATCCGATGGCCGGCCCGACGGCGCCTGCCGGCGGGCCGGGGAAGGCCGAGATGAACCACATGATCACGGTCAAGGCCAGAATGACGCCGGTCAGGCGCTTGAGGAATATCCAGCCGCGCTCCCAGAGTCCGATGGCCAGGTTGCTCAACTTGGGCAGTCGGTAGGACGGCAGTTCCATCAGCAATGCGTGCTCGCGCCGGTCCCGGCGCAGGCGCTTGGCGGCGTAGGCCACCGTCGCGGCGCCGGCGATGCCCGCCGCATACAGGATGAACAGCACCAGGCCTTGCAGATTGAAGACGCCCAGGATCAGGCGATCGGGGACAAAGGCGCCGATGAGCAGGGCATAGACGGGCAGGCGCGCCGAGCAGGTCATCAGCGGGGCGACCAGGATGGTGACGAGCCGGTCGCGCGGATCGGGAATGCTGCGCGTGCCGATGATGCTGGGTATGGCGCAGGCGAAGCTGGACAGCAGGGGAATGAAGGCGCGGCCGGTCAGGCCCACCGATACCATCACGCGATCCAGCAGGAAAGCCGCGCGCGGCAGATAGCCGGATTCTTCCAGGGTCAGGATGAAGAAGAAGAGCACCAGGATTTCCGGCAGGAAGCCCAGCACGGTCCCCAGCCCGCTGAAAATGCCGTTGACCAGCAAGCCCTTGAGCGGCCCGTCGGGCAGGAATGCGGCAGTTGCCTGGCCCAGCCAGTCGAAGCCGTCGCCGATCATGTCGGTGAGCGGCTTGCCGCCGGCATAGACGGCCTGGAAAATCAGGAACATGACGCCAGCCAGAATGGCCAGTCCGAAGACAGGGTGCAGCATCCAGCGGTCCAGCGCATCGTCCAGCGCGGACGTGGCCCGCGGCATGCGCACGGTGGCGGCCAGCAAGGCTCGCACCTGCGCATGCAGGTCCTGCCCGTCCGGTCCGGACGAGGGCGGCGCGATGGGCTCTGGCACGTCGACGCGTTCGATCAAGGCCCGCGCGCCGTCGCGGCGCACTGCGACGGTTTCGGCGATCGGCACGCCCAGGCGGCGGGACAGGGCTTGGACATCGATGGCGATGCCGCGCGCTCGCGCGGCGTCCATCATGTTCAGCGCCAGCACCATGGGCAGGCCCAGGCGGCGCACCTCCAGAAAGAGGCGCAGATGCAGGCGCAGGTTGGTCGCATCCGCAACGAAGACGATCAGGTCCGGGCGAGCCTCTCCCGGATAGTTTCCCGCCAGGACATTGCGGGTGATCTGTTCATCCGGGCTGGCCGCATCGAAACTGTATGTGCCCGGCAGGTCCAGAATCCGGGCCAGCTTGCCCGAGGGCATGGTGAAGCGGCCTTCCTTGCGCTCGACAGTAACGCCGGCGTAATTGGCGACCTTCTGCCGGCCCCCCGTCAGCAGGTTGAACAGGGCGGTCTTGCCGCAGTTGGGGTTGCCCACCAGCGCGATGCGCAGACTGGCTTCAGACATGTTCGCCCACCTCGCGGACGACCACGCGCGCCGCCTCGCTGCGCCGCAATGCAAAACGGGTTGAACCGATGACGACCAGGATGGGGTCGGCGCCCAGCGGGCCGAACGCCGCCACCCGCACGCCTTCGCCCGAAACGAAGCCCAGGTCGGTCAGGCGCTGGCTGATGGCGTCCTTTTCGCTCGTATGCACGACGTGATCCACGACCGCGCGCGTTCCTCTGGGAAGCTCGGATAGATGCTGCATAGGAAACAACCGGATATCGGTTTCAAGAAAAGGAAATGAGAACATTTATCTTTTATGTTAGAGCATTTCTTTGCTCAGGGCAGGCGCGGACCCAGTGCAGGATCCCGGCGCCGCGCCGCGGCGCGAAGGTCACGAACTGCCGGCCGCCGGCCAATAGTTATCGAATACACAGTCGCGCAGCGGCCTGCGCGCGGCCCAGCCCTCGATCTCCAGCATCGGCGCTTCGTAGAACTGCTCGACATGCCCGAGGCACAGGATCGCAACCGGTTGCGCGCCCACCGGCATGCGCAGAATCGCACGCACTTCCTCAGGGTCGAAGATCGACACCCAGCCCATGCCCAGGCCTTCCGTGCGAGCGGCCAGCCACATGTTCTGTATTGCGCAGGCGACCGAGGCCAGATCCATCTGCGGCATGGTGCGCCGCCCGAAGACGTGGCCGTCGCGGCCGTCCATCAGGCCCACGACCAGAATTTCGGCGCACTGGCGCATGCCTTCGACCTTCAGGCGCATGAACTGCTCGCCGCGCTCGCCCAATGCTTCGGCGGTTTTCAGCCGCTCGCGCTCCACCGCGGCATGCAGCGTTGCGCGCAGCGCCGGATCGCTGATGCGCAGGATGCGCCAGGGCTGCATATAGCCCACGCTGGGCGCGTGGTGCGCGGCCTCGATCAGGCGGCTCAGGGCGGCGGGATCCACCGGCGCCGATACGAAATGGCGCATATCGCGCCGCTCATGGATGGCGCGGTAGACCGCGGCCCGGTCGGCTTCGTCGAAGGAGTGCGTCATGCGGGACTTGTGCCTCAGTTGCCGGCCAGGCCCACCGCGGGATCGCCGACACGCAGAATCGATTCGGGCAGGTCGTGCGCAAAAAATTCGATCGCGTCGGGAAATGCCCCGGGGTGATTGCCGAAGCCGGATTTCTCGGTGGTGCGCAGCCTGTTGTGGCCTCCGGCCTGCGTCATCCGCACGCCGTATCGGCGTATGTCCGCCAAGGTACGCCCGGCCGAGGGGCGCACGATCGCGATATGGCCGGGCTTGTCCGGATCGGGGGAGGGAAAGGATGCCACCACGAAATCGCCCGCGTTGGCGCGGGCCTGGGCCTGGGCGGCATCGCGCACCCGCCGCCAGCCCGCGTCATGGGCTGCGCGCGAGTCCAGCCACAAGGCCTGGGCCGTGGCCAGGAGCCGGGTCGAGTGCCGGGGCGGCCTGAGCAGGTAGACGCCCGCCCGCAGGCCCATCGCCGCCGCGAAGGCCGAGCAGTGCGTGTCCCCGGCGGAGCGGGCCAGGCCTCTGGAGGCGCCGCTCTTCCAGTCGACGAGATGGCCGGGCTGCCACAGGGTTTCCACCTTGGAGGCGTCCAGGATGGCCAGCAGCTTCTCCGCCTTGGGCGCGAGTGCGCCGCAACAGGGGCCCGTGCCGGAGACGGCCAAGGGCGGGAGCGGCGCGCCGGGCGACGTGCCTGCGCAAGCCGCCAGGGTGAGGATCAGGGCGCAGCCCAGATACGCGCGTATTGCGCTGCGCTTATATATCGACGATAGGTTCATTGCCGCATCGAGGCGTCGGCGCCATGTGCGCTGGCGAATATCGCCTTGGGAACGCCATGACCGGGGTACGTGCTATGCCCGGCCAAGTATAGATGGGTCCTGCCGATCTGCCGCGCAAAGACATCGCCGGGTTTGGGCCCGGCGGCAAAAGCCGCTGTGCGTTCCTGCGTAGAGGTGGCGCCTGCGCGTGGCCTGCGCCGGCCAGGGCGTGGTTTCTTTGGGTGTTGCCAGAGGCCCTACGGCCGGCCTTGGGCGCGGGTGTAGCGATCCAAGCCCCGAACAGCACTGCGGCGATCACAAATCCCATCATGACCGCGCAAACGCCGTTCCACCCTGCCCATGGCCAGGCCGCGCCCGACAGTGCCGCGCCAATCGCGCCGCCGATGAAGAAAATCCCCACGAAAAGCGCGTTCAGGCGTCCGCGCAGGCCTCGATGCCGAAGAACGCGCGCCAGCCCAGCGATCCGGCGATCAGGCTGGCAAGCGGACGCGACAGCAGGATCCCCACCATCAGCCCGCTCATCACGTTGCCGACCGCCCGCGGCGATGCTTCGGCGCCATGGACGCCGCCATGGGCACGAGCATCTGGATCACGCTGGAAGTCGCGCCCGCGAGCGCGAGCGATGCCAGGAGCAGCCAGCCTGACCGCGCGAGCGCGGCAATGCCGAGAAATGCGGCGCAGCACTGCAGCTGTCGCGGGTGGCGCGGGGCATGGGCATCGGGCTGGCCGTGCCCGAGATGCTGCAGGCCAGCGCGCACCGCGACGCCTTGCAGCCCATCGAGGTGACGGACTTTCGCAATGTGCTGAGCATCTGGCTGGTGCATGGCCTGTTGCCCGGGCGACTGGTGCGTCCGGTGGCGCTGATGCGCGATGCGCTGGCCCGCACGCTGGGCCTTGACCGGCAGGGCGGTTGAGGGCGGCGGCAGCGCCGCGCGCACGGATCAGTCGCCGAACAGATTGCGCTGCACCTGTTCCAGGTGCTGCGACAGCAACGCGCCGGCCTGGGCGGCATCGCGGTCGCGCAGCGCGGTCACGATGGCCTGGTGCTGGCGTTCGTACTCCTGGCGCCGCTGCGGCGTGAGCGAATTGCGCTTGAGCCGGCCCCATTCGCCTTGCTCGCGGGCGTGGTTGATCAGTTCCAGGTTCTGCACGAAAAGGGCATTGTGGGTCGCCACGGCAAATACCTTGTGCAGCTCGCCGTCCCAGTGCTCGAAGTCCTCGATGGTTTGCGCCGTTTCCGAGCGGTCCAGACAGGCCTGCATGGCGGCGAAATCGGCCGCCGTCGCGTGGCGCGCGATCAGGATGGGCATCAGCGGCTCGATCAGCCTGCGCGCTTCCATGAGCTCGGCCGGGCTGACGTGCATGTCCAGCCAGCCGGGCTGATCGGGGCTGAGGAGCCCGTCGGCGCTGTCGAGCACGAAAGTGCCGCTGCCCGCAGCCTGCGTGATCAGCCCGCGTTCACGGAATTGCGCCAGCACGCGCCGCACGGTGCCGCGCGAGGTCTGAAAGCGCTGGCTCAACTCGCGCTCGGGAGGCAGTCTCGCGCCGGCGCGCAACTGTCCGGCGGACATGGCGTGATTCAAATAGGTCGAGAGCGCCCGCGCGCCCGTGGACCTCAAGGCCGTGCGTCCGGCATGCGCTTGCGCGTCGGTGTCTTCCACAATGAACTCCTGCGTTGAGGGCTAGTATAAACGGTACCAATTGGTTATTTAATTGGTTCTATTTGGTTGATATTTTATCCAATTGGTTCTATAAATTGCTCGGATTTTATATAAATCGGACCAAATGGATCTGTTAAATCACAATAGGCTGGCGCTATGAAATTCGCAAATCTCTCCATCGACGGCAAGCATGCCATCGCCGTGGTCGATCCCGAGGGCGGGCGTTACTGGCCCGTGTCGGACCTGATCCCGGGCTTTGCCGGCGATCTGGTCGATCTGATCGCCGATCACGCCCGGCAGCCGGGAGCCCTCGAGATTTCCGGCCCGGGCAGGCCGCTGTCCAGCGCTCAGGTGCTGGCGCCCATAGACCGTCCTCGGCGCAACATCATGTGCGTGGGCAAGAACTACCATGAGCATGCCGCCGAATTCAGCAAATCGGGCTTCGACAGCAGCGCCAAGGCCGGCGAACTCGCGCCCGAGGCGCCGGTGGTGTTCACCAAGGCCTATACATCGGTCATCGGGCCGGGCGCGTTCATACCCGCCCACGAATCGGTGACCTCCCAGCTGGATTACGAGGCCGAGCTGGCGGTGGTCATCGGCAAGCCCGGACGGGGCATCAAGAAGGCCGAGGCGTTCGATCATGTGTTTGGCTACACCATTGTCAACGACTTTACGGCCAGGGACTTGCAGAAACTGCATCGCCAGTGGTTCCTGGGCAAGTCGCTCGATGGCTTCTGCCCCATGGGGCCTTATGTGACGACGGCCGACGAGGTCGACGCCCGCAGCCTGGACGTGAAATGCTGGGTCAACGGCGAACTGCGCCAGAGCGCCAATACCTCGCAGCTGATCTTCGACATTCCCACGCTGATCGAGACGATTTCAGCCGGCATCACCTTGCTGCCCGGCGACATCATCGCCACGGGCACGCCGGCCGGGGTGGGCATCGGTTTCTCGCCCCCGCGCTTCGTGCGTTCGGGCGACGTCATCCGCATCGAGATTCAGGGTCTGGGCGCGCTGGAGAACACGGTGGCCTGATCCGCGGCGTTCGCACTGCGCGGGCGCCGCGCCGGCAAAAAAACAATGGCAAGAACGAGGAGACAAAAATCATGCGTGGAACCCTCTTTGCAGCGCTGGCGGGCCTGATCGGCCTGGCACTGGCGCCGTCACCGGCGCTGGCGCGTGCGAGCTATCCCGATCACCCCGTCACGATCGTCGTGCCTTTTGCGGCCGGCGGATCGGCCGACGTCTATGCGCGGATCCTGGCGCAGGAACTGGGCAAGGCGACGGGGCAGTCCTTCATCGTCGAGGACAAGCCGGGCGCGGGCGCCGTGATCGGAACGCAATATGCCGCCAAGGCTGCGCCGGACGGCTACACCCTGCTGGTGATCTCGAATACGCAGACCGTCAACGAATCGTTGCTCAAGCGGCGGCCTTACAAGTTGATGCGCGACTTCGTTCCCATCACGCCCATCAACGAAGCGCCACTGGTGCTGGCCGTGCGCGCCACGTTGCCCGTGCATAGCCTGGCCGACTTGATCCGGCTGGCCAAAGCCGAACCCGGCAAGCTGAACTACGCCTCGTCCGGCACCGGCACTCCGTACAACATGGCGGGCGAGCTCTTCAAGCACATGGCTGGATTGAACATCGTGCACATTCCCTACAAGGGCAGCGACCAGGCTCGCACCGACCTGTTGAGCGGACAGGTGGACATGATGTTCGACGCGGTCAGCACCATGAGTCCGCTGGTTGCCAGCGGCAAGGTGCGTGCGCTGGGCGTGACCAGCAAGACGCGCTCGGTTGTGCTGCCCGATGTGCCCACCATGGCGCAGGCCGGATTGCCCGGCTATACCGCCACGCTGTGGCTGGGGCTGCTTGCGCCCAAGGGGACGCCCAAGGCCGTCGTGGACAAGCTCAATCACGAAATCGGCGAGATCACGCAGCGCCAAGACATACGCACGGCCTGGGCCAGGAGCGGCGTGACGCCCCTGCGCATGTCGCCCGCCGAGTTCACCCGCTTTCTGCGGCAGGATATCGTCAAGTGGCATGAAATCGTCGATGCCGCGCATATCTCCGTGAACTGATCCGCGTTCACCGCTTACAACGGAGTAGCAATGGAACTGGTACTTTTCAGCGGCGGCGCCGCCAAGGCTGTGGCGAGCGGTCTGCAGGGCGATTTCGAAGCGCAGCAGGGCTGCGCCGTGTCCGCTACCTTTGGGGCGGTGGGGCTGATGCGCGACAAGCTGTTGTCCGGCGAACCCTGCGATGTCCTGATCCTCTCGGCCTCGCTGATCACGGCGCTGGAACAGCAAGGCTACGTCGTCGCGGGCAGCGCCAGGGATCTGGGAAGCGTTGCGACCGGCGTGGCCGTAAGAGCCGGCGATCCGGCCGTGGCCATCGGCGAGGCCGACGCCTTGCGCGCCGCGCTGTCGGCCGCGCGGGGCCTTTATGTTCCGCATCTGGGCAAGTCCAGCGCGGGCATCCATGTGGCGAACGTGCTGGAGCGCCTGGAACTTACCCAGGTCATGCGCGGTCGCGTGCGCGAGTACCCGAATGGCGCGACGGCCATGCGCGAGCTGGCCGCCGCGACAGGCGGCGGCCTGATGGGCTGTACTCAGGTCACGGAAATTCTTTATACGCCAGGCGTGAAGCTGGTGGGTGAACTGCCGCCGGGCTACGGCCTGGACACCGTATACACCGCCGCTGTATGCACCCAGGCGCGGCATCCCGAGCTTGCGTGCCGTTTTGTGCAGGCCTTGAGCGGGGATGCATCGCGCCGGCTGCGCCAGCATTCGGGTTTCAAGCTCGATTCGTAGCGTGCCGGCAAGTGCGCCCGGCAAATCCGCGCCGGGCGTTCGTCGCTTAACGCTGCAAAAAGGGCAGCACGCGCGCCAGCAGCAACTGCGGCGCTTCTTCCGGGATGTAATGGCCGCAGGGCAATGCGCTGCCTTGCACGCCCGCGCTCCACTTGCGCCACTCGGCCAGGGGATCGAAGCATTTCCCGACCACCCCGTCCGCGCCCCACAGCGCGAGAAACGGGCAGGCGATCCGCCTGCCTGCGGCCAGGTCGTCGCGGTCGTGTTCCAGGTCGATGGTGATCGAGGCGCGATAGTCCTCGCAGATGCCGTGCGCCGTGGCCGGGTCGGACAGGCAGCGCAGATACTCGGCGTAGGCCTCGGGCGTGAACGGCTTGAGTCCCGCGCTGCGCGCGCCGATGGTCTGCTTGAGATACAGGTCGGGATCGGCGCGGATCAGCGTTTCGGGGAACGGCGCCGGCCGCACCAGAAAGAACCAATGCCAATAGGCGTGCGCGAAATCGAACGAGGTCTGCTCGTACATCGCGACGGTGGGGGCGACGTCCAGCGTCACCAGCCGCGTCACGGCATCGGGATGATCGATCGCCATGCGCGCCGCGACGCGCCCGCCCCGGTCGTGCCCGATCAGGGCGAACGAATCGTAGCCGTGCCGGCGCATGAGTTCGACCTGGTCCAGCGCCATGCGGCGTTTGGAATAATTGGAATGATCGCCGGCGCCTTGCGGCTTGCCGCTGTCGCCGTAGCCGCGCAGATCGGCGGCGACCACGGTGAAATGCCGGGCGAGCTCGGGCGCGACCTTGTGCCAGATCGCATGGGTTTGCGGATGGCCGTGCAGCAGCAGCAGCGCCGGGCCGCACCCGCCCTTGACTGCATTGATGCGCACTCCATCCACGGTTGCCGATGCGTCCGCGTAGTTGTCGAACATCGCCATCTCCTTTTTGACTGCATGCAGTCTAATAGAAGATGCCAATGACGATTTTTCCGAAAACAAAATCAGTAGCTGGTTCGAGGCATCGACAAGGCATGGCCGCGATGCGATGGTCGGATCGACCGATCCGGACCAGATTGCGCCGGCGGCGCGCCACCGGCTATCGGTCGGGCTGCGCGACCTGGCCGACTTCCAGGGAGACCTTCTGAAATGAAATCCGATTCGCTGCCCGTGGCGCTGATCACCGGCTCAACTTCAGGCATAGGCGCCGCGATCGCGCGGCGGCTTGCGGCGGACGGCTACGCCGTCGTCCTGCATTCGCGCAGTTCGGCCGACGCGGGCCGGGCCCTGGCCCGCGAGCTGGGGGCGGCTGCCTATGTGCAAGCCGATCTGGCCGACGACGCCCAGCGCGTGCGGCTCGTGCGCGAGGCGGCGGCCCATTGGGGGCGGCTGGATGTGCTGGTCAACAACGCCGGCATCAGCCGCGTCATTGCCCATGCGGACCTGGCGGCGGCCACTCCCGACATCTGGCATGCGCTTTACGAGGTCAATGTGGTCGCTCCTTTCCGGCTGGCGACCGAGGCGCAGGCCGCGCTGCGCGAGGCTGCGGCCCGAGGCCGGCCCGGCAGCGTGGTCAACGTGAGTTCGCATGCGGGCGTGCGGCCCAAAGGCGCGTCGATCCCCTATGCGGCGACCAAGGCGGCCTTGAATCATGTGACGCGCCTGCTCGCGCTTGCGCTCGCGCCGGACATACGTGTCAATGCCGTCGCTCCCGGACTGGTGGATACGCCCCTCACGTCGGACTGGACGCAAGCGCAGCAGCTCTGGCAGGAAAAATCGCCCATGCGCCGTTCGGCTAAACCCGAAGACATCGCGCAGGCCGTCGCCATGCTGGTCGACTCCGATTACCTGACCGGAGAGATTCTGCTCTGCGACGGCGGCTTGAACCTCACCTGAAGAGGCCCGGGGGCGGCAGGACGGCTCTCAAGCGCTCTACGCGCGGTGGCCGCGAGGCCACCGCCTTCCCGCCAATCGTTAGCTCGCAACGGTTGCGAGTACGTCCGCAAAATCGGCCGCCGCGGCGGACAGTCCGCTGCCCGCGACCACGCGCAACCCGAGCTTCGGCAGGCCGGGCAAGCCGCGCTCGCACCGCCGCGCGCCGCCATTCTCGATGCCGGTTCCCTGGTCAGCAATGTATCGCGCGTGAAACTCACCAAGTTGGTGCGGCGCGACTTCACGCGGCAAGCGGGCATTTCCGACGTGCCCAAGAACAAACGCTTGGCCACGGACGCCGACCGGCAGGCTGCAATCGCCACGCCGCTGATAGAGGTATGCCTTGCGCTCTATGGCGCGACCCAGGCCATGGACCTGGGCGAAGAAGACATGGCCGCTGTCATCCAGGCGATCGATGAGCGATCGCGTGCATGAAATGCACCGGAAAAGCGCTTCGATGTATTTCAAGTAACGCATTAACAGGCGTAAGTGCGGCCCTGTATTTTTCCGCATTGATGGAACTGTTTTCAAAGAATGGGGCCTAAGCCAATATAGGGTTTCATATCCTTTCTATTGTGTGTGCTTTCGCCAACAAGCCTATATCCTGTGTAAAAGAAAAAGCAGGAATCTCTGGCATCGCATTTGTCCGAAGCACACAATGACAGAAGCGTCCTGCATTTAGGACGCATGAGATCCGCAGGAGATGGGCCATGAGCAGCATCCTCGAAGGGTTCAAATCGCAATACGCCCGCGATCAGCAAGCCGAGTTCTCGCTCGATGAATTCCTGGATCTGGCCAGGCGGGACCCGATGATCTACGCCAGCCCCGCAGAGCGCATGCTGGCCGCTATCGGCGAGCCGGAATTAGTCGATACCCGCAACGACCAGCGCCTTTCGCGCCTGTTTTCCAACCGGCTCATGAAGCGCTATCCGGCGTTTCGCGAGTTCTACGGCATGGAAGAGGTCATCGAGCAAATCGTGGCCTTCTTCAAGCATGCCTCGCAGGGCCTGGAGGAGCGCAAGCAGATTCTGTATTTGTTGGGTCCCGTGGGTGGAGGCAAGTCGTCCATCGCCGAACGCCTGAAGGCATTGATGGAACGCTATCCCATCTACGCACTCAAGGGTTCGCCGGTCAATGAGTCGCCGTTGGGTCTGTTCAATCCCGATATATTCGGCCAGCAGCTGCTGGCCGAATACGGCATACCCACGCGCTGCCTGACCGGCATCATGTCGCCCTGGGCCGTCAAGCGCC from Bordetella sp. FB-8 encodes:
- a CDS encoding substrate-binding domain-containing protein; protein product: MELVLFSGGAAKAVASGLQGDFEAQQGCAVSATFGAVGLMRDKLLSGEPCDVLILSASLITALEQQGYVVAGSARDLGSVATGVAVRAGDPAVAIGEADALRAALSAARGLYVPHLGKSSAGIHVANVLERLELTQVMRGRVREYPNGATAMRELAAATGGGLMGCTQVTEILYTPGVKLVGELPPGYGLDTVYTAAVCTQARHPELACRFVQALSGDASRRLRQHSGFKLDS
- a CDS encoding tripartite tricarboxylate transporter substrate binding protein, translating into MRGTLFAALAGLIGLALAPSPALARASYPDHPVTIVVPFAAGGSADVYARILAQELGKATGQSFIVEDKPGAGAVIGTQYAAKAAPDGYTLLVISNTQTVNESLLKRRPYKLMRDFVPITPINEAPLVLAVRATLPVHSLADLIRLAKAEPGKLNYASSGTGTPYNMAGELFKHMAGLNIVHIPYKGSDQARTDLLSGQVDMMFDAVSTMSPLVASGKVRALGVTSKTRSVVLPDVPTMAQAGLPGYTATLWLGLLAPKGTPKAVVDKLNHEIGEITQRQDIRTAWARSGVTPLRMSPAEFTRFLRQDIVKWHEIVDAAHISVN
- a CDS encoding fumarylacetoacetate hydrolase family protein, which codes for MKFANLSIDGKHAIAVVDPEGGRYWPVSDLIPGFAGDLVDLIADHARQPGALEISGPGRPLSSAQVLAPIDRPRRNIMCVGKNYHEHAAEFSKSGFDSSAKAGELAPEAPVVFTKAYTSVIGPGAFIPAHESVTSQLDYEAELAVVIGKPGRGIKKAEAFDHVFGYTIVNDFTARDLQKLHRQWFLGKSLDGFCPMGPYVTTADEVDARSLDVKCWVNGELRQSANTSQLIFDIPTLIETISAGITLLPGDIIATGTPAGVGIGFSPPRFVRSGDVIRIEIQGLGALENTVA
- a CDS encoding alpha/beta fold hydrolase, which codes for MRIVPLSDGDPSFPTLVCLPGAMCSPLVFKEAAQESGLRAIALAWLEDDGSYDLDAIARRILSAISDQPRVVLVGHSLGTPLAVLAALSDLEQESPRVRGLLLANSGANTRGHADAQSLVKRIENDWGAALWASFLERCFRQLPGQPLLDELRLYPSRLRKEAVSAAIRSQLQTDLLPVLARLEGLPTIVVHGKFDAARTLWHAQELAGAIPGATLRVLDTGHTSCVENPAAFAALMREVGLRCTAGQA
- a CDS encoding FeoA family protein, translating into MFSFPFLETDIRLFPMQHLSELPRGTRAVVDHVVHTSEKDAISQRLTDLGFVSGEGVRVAAFGPLGADPILVVIGSTRFALRRSEAARVVVREVGEHV
- a CDS encoding FadR/GntR family transcriptional regulator, whose product is MEDTDAQAHAGRTALRSTGARALSTYLNHAMSAGQLRAGARLPPERELSQRFQTSRGTVRRVLAQFRERGLITQAAGSGTFVLDSADGLLSPDQPGWLDMHVSPAELMEARRLIEPLMPILIARHATAADFAAMQACLDRSETAQTIEDFEHWDGELHKVFAVATHNALFVQNLELINHAREQGEWGRLKRNSLTPQRRQEYERQHQAIVTALRDRDAAQAGALLSQHLEQVQRNLFGD
- a CDS encoding alpha/beta fold hydrolase produces the protein MFDNYADASATVDGVRINAVKGGCGPALLLLHGHPQTHAIWHKVAPELARHFTVVAADLRGYGDSGKPQGAGDHSNYSKRRMALDQVELMRRHGYDSFALIGHDRGGRVAARMAIDHPDAVTRLVTLDVAPTVAMYEQTSFDFAHAYWHWFFLVRPAPFPETLIRADPDLYLKQTIGARSAGLKPFTPEAYAEYLRCLSDPATAHGICEDYRASITIDLEHDRDDLAAGRRIACPFLALWGADGVVGKCFDPLAEWRKWSAGVQGSALPCGHYIPEEAPQLLLARVLPFLQR
- a CDS encoding ferrous iron transporter B, with protein sequence MSEASLRIALVGNPNCGKTALFNLLTGGRQKVANYAGVTVERKEGRFTMPSGKLARILDLPGTYSFDAASPDEQITRNVLAGNYPGEARPDLIVFVADATNLRLHLRLFLEVRRLGLPMVLALNMMDAARARGIAIDVQALSRRLGVPIAETVAVRRDGARALIERVDVPEPIAPPSSGPDGQDLHAQVRALLAATVRMPRATSALDDALDRWMLHPVFGLAILAGVMFLIFQAVYAGGKPLTDMIGDGFDWLGQATAAFLPDGPLKGLLVNGIFSGLGTVLGFLPEILVLFFFILTLEESGYLPRAAFLLDRVMVSVGLTGRAFIPLLSSFACAIPSIIGTRSIPDPRDRLVTILVAPLMTCSARLPVYALLIGAFVPDRLILGVFNLQGLVLFILYAAGIAGAATVAYAAKRLRRDRREHALLMELPSYRLPKLSNLAIGLWERGWIFLKRLTGVILALTVIMWFISAFPGPPAGAVGPAIGYSIAGYLGRILEPVFAPLGFNWQISLSLIPAFAARETAVSALATVYSVAQDSGPGLATTLASNFSTASALSLMAWFAFAPQCMSTLAVIRRETGSWRNVWISFAYMFVVAYVAAFLTYRIAGWLL
- the bluB gene encoding 5,6-dimethylbenzimidazole synthase; the encoded protein is MTHSFDEADRAAVYRAIHERRDMRHFVSAPVDPAALSRLIEAAHHAPSVGYMQPWRILRISDPALRATLHAAVERERLKTAEALGERGEQFMRLKVEGMRQCAEILVVGLMDGRDGHVFGRRTMPQMDLASVACAIQNMWLAARTEGLGMGWVSIFDPEEVRAILRMPVGAQPVAILCLGHVEQFYEAPMLEIEGWAARRPLRDCVFDNYWPAAGSS
- a CDS encoding DUF6587 family protein, with amino-acid sequence MNAAVSWWQYAVLGLLVLASAVQVMRKIAPRLAARGQARAAAALDRAGRPQLLRAVGRWMRPREAAGNCGDGCGTCGSCTPGATNHPGDVQPITFRKDPRNGCH